In the genome of Flavobacterium panacagri, one region contains:
- a CDS encoding DUF2752 domain-containing protein, which yields MTLEKYMIPCLFKTIFGFDCLGCGFQRSLFLLFQGQFLAAFKMYPALYSCLLLFAFAALHFFDKSRNYKKIIWRIAVLNFIFMLGGYYFKHF from the coding sequence ATGACTTTAGAGAAATATATGATCCCTTGCCTTTTCAAAACCATCTTCGGTTTTGATTGTCTGGGCTGTGGTTTTCAGCGGTCATTATTCTTACTTTTTCAAGGGCAGTTTTTAGCAGCTTTTAAAATGTATCCAGCGCTATATTCCTGTCTTTTACTCTTTGCTTTTGCAGCTCTTCATTTTTTTGATAAGTCAAGAAATTATAAAAAAATCATTTGGAGAATAGCAGTTCTAAACTTCATTTTTATGCTTGGAGGATATTACTTCAAACACTTTTGA
- a CDS encoding Smr/MutS family protein, translating to MLVKGDKVSVLDEAINGTVVSVKNNEILIETEDGFLMTFLVNELLKIQDSSNLMNSIKRINLDEVSKEKTEPKPRSFVKEKKEKRDVGVPEFDLHIEKLVPNKRGMSNYDILTLQTETAKRHIEFAIRNRIPKIVFIHGVGEGILKAELDFLLGRYDGIDFQDANYQKYGLGATEVYFRQNNK from the coding sequence ATGCTGGTAAAAGGAGATAAGGTTTCTGTATTGGATGAAGCTATTAATGGAACAGTAGTTTCTGTGAAAAATAATGAGATTTTGATTGAAACTGAAGATGGATTTTTGATGACATTTTTAGTCAATGAATTACTTAAGATTCAAGATTCCAGTAATTTAATGAATTCTATTAAAAGAATTAATTTAGATGAAGTGTCAAAAGAGAAAACAGAACCCAAACCAAGAAGTTTTGTTAAAGAAAAGAAGGAAAAACGAGATGTAGGAGTTCCAGAATTTGATTTGCATATTGAAAAATTAGTACCAAATAAACGTGGGATGTCCAATTATGATATTTTGACACTGCAGACAGAAACGGCAAAAAGACATATCGAATTTGCGATTCGAAACCGCATTCCTAAAATTGTTTTTATCCATGGTGTAGGTGAAGGAATTTTGAAAGCGGAATTGGATTTTCTATTAGGAAGATACGACGGAATAGATTTTCAGGATGCCAATTATCAAAAATATGGACTTGGAGCAACTGAAGTTTATTTTAGGCAAAACAATAAATAA